Proteins found in one Panicum hallii strain FIL2 chromosome 4, PHallii_v3.1, whole genome shotgun sequence genomic segment:
- the LOC112888701 gene encoding uncharacterized protein LOC112888701 — protein MLFFGLPGSHNDINVLQRSPLFAKLCEGEAPEVNFSINSHDYKMGYYLADGIYPSWATFVKTIGQPQGNKQKYFAKAQEAVRKDVERAFGVLQARFVIIRGQARLWDVETLGYVMKACIIMHNMIIEDEGEVDADERFDDEEENVRASHHRTPNLLEFIKTRKEIRDNESHHQLQEDLVEHLWEHKPDKY, from the coding sequence ATGCTTTTTTTTGGTTTACCTGGATCGCACAATGATATTAACGTTCTCCAGCGGTCTCCACTATTTGCAAAGTTATGCGAAGGTGAAGCACCCGAAGTTAATTTTTCAATTAATAGCCACGATTACAAAATGGGATATTACCTTGCCGATGGCATATATCCATCTTGGGCAACATTTGTGAAGACCATAGGACAACCACAGGGGAATAAGCAAAAGTATTTTGCTAAAGCACAGGAAGCTGTACGCAAGGATGTAGAACGAGCCTTCGGAGTTCTACAagctcgttttgtaataattcggGGTCAAGCACGTTTATGGGACGTAGAGACATTGGGATATGTCATGAAAGCTTGTATCATCATGCACAATATGATTATAGAAGACGAGGGTGAAGTGGACGCAGATGAACGCTTCGACGATGAAGAAGAAAATGTACGAGCATCCCATCATCGTACCCCTAATCTTCTAGAATTTATCAAGACACGGAAAGAAATTAGGGACAACGAAAGTCATCATCAGCTGCAGGAAGACCTAGTGGAGCACCTATGGGAACATAAGCCAGATAAATATTGA
- the LOC112889644 gene encoding uncharacterized protein LOC112889644: MSSASFLSPPAPRPPCARVRLSPPFAAAARPSLGFGPRSRRAAPAKEWRLWHVSCFRNDPDVPTTSDDDGGFKYVARSESSSAAEAKEEEVGSSNGEQEQNFKEGGWFLQVQKIKENLQGRILRFQTECWTVPWTGQTIAQVMILWIATFWFVGSWVVPFLAHAAGFSKETLTHRGQALYSLLTDITEGLAGIAILHQCLGRFRPLPPGWFEFNLKGRWLLDVALGCLLFPLVNLLSHINISLVPMSPGPVVGVSNVEQSIVARDPVAMALYAVVVTVCAPIWEEIVFRGFLLPSLTRYMPLPWSILASAAAFALAHFNAQRVMPLIFLGVVMGGVFARSRNLLASMLLHSLWNGFVFLDLMK; this comes from the exons ATGTCCTccgcctccttcctctcccctcccGCTCCACGGCCCCCATGCGCTAGGGTTCGGCTCTCACctcccttcgccgccgccgcgaggcCGTCGCTCGGCTTCGGGCCTCGGAGTCGGAGGGCGGCTCCAGCCAAG GAATGGAGATTGTGGCACGTCTCGTGCTTCAGAAATGATCCGGATGTACCAACGACATCTGACGATGATGGCGGCTTCAAGTATGTTGCCCGATCAGAGAGCTCCAGTGCTGCAGAGGCGAAAGAGGAAGAGGTGGGAAGTTCAAATGGGGAGCAGGAGCAGAATTTCAAGGAGGGGGGTTGGTTTCTGCAAGTGCAGAAG ATAAAGGAAAATTTACAAGGCAGAATATTAAGATTTCAGACAGAATGCTGGACGGTACCTTGGACTGGACAAACCATTGCTCAG GTCATGATTTTATGGATTGCCACATTTTGGTTTGTGGGTTCTTGGGTAGTCCCATTCTTGGCTCATGCTGCTGGCTTTAGCAAGGAAACATTGACACATAGGGGCCAAGCACTGTATAGCCTTTTGACAGACATAACAGAAGGCCTTGCTGGGATTGCAATTCTTCATCAATGCCTTGGTAGATTCCGCCCCCTTCCTCCAGGCTGGTTTGAGTTCAATTTGAAGGGTAGATGGCTTTTGGATGTAGCGTTGGGGTGTCTGTTATTCCCGTTAGTCAATCTGCTTTCTCACATAAACATCAGCCTGGTTCCAATGTCACCAGGCCCAGTCGTCGGGGTGTCCAATGTAGAACAGTCCATTGTGGCCCGTGACCCAGTGGCAATGGCCCTGTATGCAGTGGTAGTCACTGTATGTGCACCTATATGGGAAGAGATTGTGTTCCGAGGATTCCTTCTCCCATCTCTAACGCGGTACATGCCACTTCCATGGTCGATCCTAGCAAGTGCTGCAGCTTTTGCACTCGCACACTTCAATGCGCAGAGGGTTATGCCTTTGATATTTCTCGGAGTAGTGATGGGAGGTGTCTTTGCGAGGTCTCGCAACCTGCTGGCGTCGATGCTGTTGCATAGCCTGTGGAATGGCTTTGTGTTCTTGGATTTGATGAAGTGA
- the LOC112889824 gene encoding arabinogalactan protein 16-like — MAAWCSAGPVAVAAVLLVGIAMPTSFAAAAHAQPPAPPPTSDGTSIDQGIAYVLMLIALVLTYLIHPLDATSPYKLF; from the exons ATGGCCGCGTGGTGCTCCGCGGGTCCCGTGGCGGTGGCCGCCGTGCTGCTCGTGGGCATCGCAATGCCGACCTCCTTCGCCGCCGCGGCGCACGCGcagccgccggccccgccgcccaccAGCGACG GCACATCGATTGACCAGGGGATCGCCTATGTGCTGATGCTGATTGCGCTTGTGCTCACCTACCTCATTCATCCACTCGATGCCACCTCTCCGTACAAGCTCTTCTGA
- the LOC112890156 gene encoding ubiquitin-conjugating enzyme E2 5B, translating to MASKRILKELKDLQKDPPTSCSAGPVAEDMFHWQATIMGPSDSPYAGGVFLVTIHFPPDYPFKPPKVAFKTKVFHPNINSNGSICLDILKEQWSPALTVSKVLLSICSLLTDPNPDDPLVPEIAHMYKTDRVKYESTARSWTQKYAMG from the exons ATGGCGTCGAAGCGGATCCTCAAGGAGCTCAAGGACCTGCAGAAGGATCCTCCCACCTCCTGCAGCGCAG GCCCAGTCGCGGAAGATATGTTCCACTGGCAAGCGACGATTATGGGTCCATCAGATAGCCCATACGCTGGCGGCGTCTTTTTGGTCACAATTCACTTCCCTCCAGACTACCCATTCAAACCGCCCAAG GTTGCGTTCAAGACAAAGGTCTTCCATCCGAATATCAACAGCAATGGGAGCATCTGTCTTGATATCTTGAAGGAACAATGGAGCCCTGCTTTGACAGTTTCTAAG GTACTACTCTCAATTTGCTCCCTTCTGACGGACCCAAACCCTGATGACCCATTGGTTCCAGAAATTGCTCACATGTACAAGACTGATAGGGTCAAGTATGAGTCCACTGCTAGGAGCTGGACCCAGAAATATGCAATGGGCTGA